In Flavobacterium okayamense, a single window of DNA contains:
- a CDS encoding YceI family protein — protein sequence MKKKGLLALLAAGFILASCGGKSSESTTTAEEQEVAETTENVFAVDTTSSVVKWKAFHKGDFAPRWGTLRVQTGEISVSGDAVNAGNFVIDMQSLKVDPASVTEEGKKATDLEAHLKNADFFDVENNKTAEFKITKIEDLTAPLAEGEGVKDANKMLSGNLTLLGNTLNVSFPAKIDVVNNTVTILADFTVNRAEWGIKFGTSDADPAEWMISKDIEISVDVKATK from the coding sequence ATGAAAAAAAAGGGTTTATTAGCTTTATTAGCAGCCGGATTTATTTTAGCATCTTGTGGAGGTAAGTCTTCAGAAAGTACAACAACTGCAGAAGAACAAGAAGTTGCAGAAACTACAGAAAATGTATTTGCAGTAGATACAACTAGTTCAGTAGTTAAATGGAAAGCATTTCACAAAGGTGATTTTGCTCCACGTTGGGGAACTTTAAGAGTACAAACAGGAGAAATTTCTGTTTCTGGTGATGCTGTAAATGCTGGGAATTTTGTAATAGATATGCAATCGTTAAAGGTTGATCCGGCATCTGTTACAGAAGAAGGTAAAAAAGCCACAGATTTAGAAGCTCACTTAAAGAATGCAGATTTCTTTGATGTTGAAAATAATAAAACTGCGGAATTTAAAATTACTAAAATTGAAGATTTAACTGCACCATTAGCTGAAGGAGAAGGTGTAAAAGATGCGAACAAAATGTTAAGCGGAAACTTAACTTTATTAGGGAATACATTAAATGTTTCTTTTCCTGCTAAAATTGATGTAGTTAACAATACGGTTACTATTCTTGCAGATTTTACTGTAAATCGTGCTGAATGGGGAATTAAATTTGGTACTTCAGATGCAGATCCAGCTGAATGGATGATTAGTAAAGATATCGAAATTAGTGTTGATGTAAAAGCAACAAAATAA